Proteins from a single region of Eretmochelys imbricata isolate rEreImb1 chromosome 20, rEreImb1.hap1, whole genome shotgun sequence:
- the KANSL2 gene encoding KAT8 regulatory NSL complex subunit 2 isoform X3 gives MNRIRIHVLPSSRGRLTPVPRPQEPLSCAFAHRQCSQPRLEGQEFCIKHILEDRNAPFKQCSYVSTKNGKRCPNAAPKAEKKDGVSFCAEHARRNALAHQAQMKKSNPGPMGETLLCQLSSYAKMELGSQTAESSRSEASRILDEDSWSDGEQEPVTVDQTWRGDPDSEAESIDSDQEDPLKHAGVYTAEEVALIMREKLIRLQSLYIDQFKRLQHLLKEKKRRYLHSRKGEHEALGSSLLTGPEGLLAKERENLKQLKCLRRYRQRYGVEALLHRQLKERRMLATEGVAQQAHTTRSSQRCLAFVDDVRCSSQSLPMTRHCLTHICQDTNQTLFKLCQGSEEVSCDKPVPVSLSECPCCPLHLQLPPQMYVPEQVLSVPEELDAAPMDLYLSTAELQPTESLPLEFSDSRLQTGVGGPGPEEDRKLAEAAASTRSHGTLAAANGNPEPASIS, from the exons ATGAACAGAATTCGGATCCATGTCTTGCCGTCAAGTCGGGGGCGTCTTACCCCTGTGCCAAGGCCCCAGGAACCCTTATCATGTGCCTTCGCTCACCGTCAGTGTTCCCAGCCTCGGCTGGAAGGGCAAGAGTTCTGCATTAAGCACATCCTTGAAGACAGGAATGCTCCCTTCAAACAATGCAGCTACGTCTCCACTAAGAATGGGAAGAGGTGTCCAAATGCTGCTCCCAAAGCTGAGAAGAAGGATGG TGTGTCGTTCTGTGCTGAACATGCCCGCAGGAACGCGCTGGCACATCAAGCCCAGATGAAGAAATCCAACCCCGGACCCATGGGTGAGACTCTTCTTTGCCAGCTGAGCTCTTATGCAAAGATGGAGCTGGGCTCCCAGACTGCAGAGAGCAGCCGCAGTGAAGCTAGTCGAATTCTAG ACGAGGACAGCTGGAGCGATGGAGAACAAGAACCCGTGACAGTGGATCAGACGTGGCGAGGGGACCCTGATAGTGAAGCTGAAAGCATCGACAGTGATCAGGAGGACCCTCTGAA ACATGCTGGCGTGTACACAGCTGAGGAGGTGGCGCTGATCATGCGTGAGAAGCTGATCCGTTTGCAATCATTGTACATAGACCAGTTCAAACGACTCCAGCACCTCCTGAAAGAGAAGAAGCGTCGATACTTGCACAGCCGTAAGGGGGAGCATGAAGCCTTAG GGAGCAGCCTTCTGACGGGCCCAGAGGGGCTTCTGGCCAAGGAGCGTGAGAACCTGAAGCAACTGAAGTGTCTCCGACGCTATCGGCAGCGCTACGGCGTGGaggccctgctgcaccgccagcTGAAGGAGCGTCGGATGCTGGCGACAGAGGGTGTGGCCCAGCAG GCACACACCACTCGTTCCAGCCAGCGGTGCTTGGCCTTTGTTGATGACGTTCGATGCTCCAGTCAGTCTCTCCCCATGACCAGACACTGCCTCACTC ATATTTGTCAGGACACCAATCAGACATTGTTTAAGCTGTGCCAAGGGTCGGAGGAAGTGTCCTGCGACAAGCCGGTTCCTGTAAGCCTCTCTGAGTGTCCCTGCTGCCCGCTTCATCTCCAGCTACCACCCCAGATGTACGTACCTGAGCAGGTGCTGTCCGTTCCCGAGGAGCTGGACGCTGCCCCCATGGATCTGTACTTGAGCACTGCTGAGCTCCAGCCCACCGAGAGCTTACCCCTGGAGTTCAGCGAC